One segment of Acidovorax sp. DW039 DNA contains the following:
- a CDS encoding N-formylglutamate amidohydrolase, producing MHAALKLIHHRFQQSQPGAPGSPGRATATPEPVAMVTAVPGSTPLVYDSPHSGTHYPADFRSACSLPTLRRAEDTHVEKIYAFAPALGVAWVEAHFPRIYLDANRDTLELDTTLLDAPWPDPVATDPKVLNKVRLGKGLIWKFTDEGEAIYNRLLTVDEVRARIDRCWRPYHAAVAQAIDAAHARHGYSIHINCHSMPAISASHATDFPGLVHADFVVGDRDGTTASPALSALVCEHLRACGYSVEYNHPYKGVELVRRYSAPAQHRHSIQLEINRKLYMDESTLAENPEGMARLQGDLKALTEKLLGTDPRGM from the coding sequence ATGCATGCAGCCTTGAAACTGATCCACCATCGATTCCAGCAATCCCAGCCCGGCGCGCCGGGCAGCCCCGGGCGTGCCACTGCAACGCCCGAACCCGTCGCCATGGTCACCGCCGTGCCTGGCAGCACCCCACTCGTCTACGACTCGCCCCACAGCGGCACCCATTACCCCGCAGACTTCCGCTCCGCCTGCAGCCTGCCCACGCTGCGCCGCGCTGAAGACACGCACGTTGAAAAAATCTACGCCTTCGCCCCAGCTTTGGGCGTGGCCTGGGTGGAAGCCCACTTCCCCCGCATCTACCTGGACGCCAACCGCGACACCCTGGAGCTGGACACCACCCTGCTCGACGCCCCCTGGCCCGACCCCGTGGCCACAGACCCCAAGGTGCTGAACAAAGTACGCCTGGGCAAGGGCCTGATCTGGAAATTCACCGACGAAGGCGAGGCCATCTACAACCGCCTGCTGACTGTGGACGAGGTGCGCGCCCGCATCGACCGCTGCTGGCGCCCCTACCACGCCGCCGTGGCCCAGGCCATTGACGCCGCCCACGCCCGCCACGGCTACAGCATCCACATCAACTGCCACTCCATGCCCGCCATCTCGGCAAGCCACGCCACCGATTTTCCGGGCCTGGTGCACGCCGACTTTGTGGTGGGCGACCGCGACGGCACCACCGCCAGCCCCGCCCTGTCAGCCCTGGTGTGCGAACATCTGCGCGCCTGCGGCTACAGCGTGGAATACAACCACCCCTACAAAGGCGTGGAACTGGTGCGCCGCTACAGCGCCCCAGCCCAGCACCGCCACAGCATCCAGTTGGAGATCAACCGCAAGCTGTACATGGACGAAAGCACGCTGGCAGAGAACCCTGAAGGCATGGCACGGCTGCAGGGGGATTTGAAGGCGTTGACGGAGAAGTTGCTGGGGACGGATCCGCGCGGGATGTAA